One genomic region from Pseudoduganella dura encodes:
- a CDS encoding DUF6928 family protein: MTRYTGPMRWEMSIVCATDRPGSFGPGTGNDVASAARIQRALAGDGYEYGGEVTLWNALHPDEDAMFIGVRPGGVLVCHADLAGALIHGNAWSRINRSLRGNYRETVLRWFPAGDVMAMALHCVPNLWGFSAYHAGRRIRTVAGSAEDGLFADSGVPLPEELPLRAGAVPGLLDAPAAGEELVLAVSARMFGACIDRLAGTGPVLSHFHRR; this comes from the coding sequence ATGACGCGATACACGGGCCCGATGCGCTGGGAGATGTCCATCGTGTGCGCAACGGATCGGCCGGGCAGCTTCGGCCCGGGCACCGGCAACGACGTGGCCTCGGCGGCACGCATCCAGCGCGCACTCGCCGGAGATGGCTACGAGTACGGCGGCGAAGTGACGCTGTGGAACGCCCTGCATCCGGACGAGGATGCGATGTTCATCGGTGTCCGCCCAGGGGGCGTGCTGGTCTGCCATGCCGACCTGGCGGGGGCACTCATCCACGGCAACGCGTGGTCGCGCATCAACCGCAGCCTGCGCGGCAACTACCGGGAAACGGTGCTGCGCTGGTTCCCGGCCGGAGATGTCATGGCGATGGCGCTGCACTGCGTGCCGAACCTGTGGGGTTTCAGCGCCTACCACGCCGGCCGGCGCATCCGTACCGTGGCGGGTTCGGCCGAGGATGGCCTGTTCGCGGACAGCGGCGTGCCGCTTCCCGAGGAACTGCCGCTGCGCGCGGGCGCCGTGCCCGGCCTGCTGGACGCGCCGGCGGCCGGGGAGGAGCTGGTGCTTGCCGTCTCCGCCAGGATGTTCGGCGCCTGCATCGACCGGCTGGCCGGCACCGGGCCGGTGCTCAGTCATTTCCACAGGCGCTGA
- a CDS encoding TonB-dependent receptor plug domain-containing protein: MQTPFKRTLINLAVASACGIPWLPGHATEAQAGQAATPDVRQEGAGTTDAAAAPAAPAPAPAPAAASPANTVVVSGSRIAARGFTQPTPTTSLTAADFDRAAKPNMFESLTELPALQGSTGRTTNTFSTSSGIQGLSSLSLRGLGTIRTLTLLDGQRVVGANVTGVTDVSQFPQLLVKRVDVVTGGASASYGSDAVGGVVNFITDKRFTGFKANVAGGMTRYDDDKSGTLQAAWGKGFLDDRLHVTVSGEFTKQNGIDSPGFGEVGANGRTWYNNPALQESTRAMQAAGAPRYRSITHAQHIQYAKYGLITSGPLRGTAFGPGGTPYPFQYGTDCVGNFCIGGDRSGSVGAGTNLAMNFKRQVAYGRVSWNLDADNEIYVTGNWAQVKSVFSPNPGAAKQGNLSIRCDNAFLPPSVAAGCTAGYPGGTMQVGTANAQFPANINVHPTRTQRRAVVGANGKFALFGKDWSYDAYAEHGENTTVIHVRDITLNPRYNFAIDAVRDPATGRAVCRSAAARAAGCQPVNIFGEVPIDMAGWNYIAPRNGPMQHTESTQNVASVNVNGELAQGWAGPVSLAFGAEYRREKYAVHGDPYGAGASGESPYGPAYPQDPTLSATGDNWFAGNYHNGQGSFNVKEAYVEVNIPFLKSATLGEANLNLADREEKYSTAGHARAWKVGATWQTPVDGLRLRAVSSQDVRAPNLSELYAAMTVTNQAVNNAQGSSIQIQQRNVGNPNLKPETARNNSFGIVLSQPGWARNFNLSVDYFDIEVKNVISSLNPQQEVDLCYGGNQEVCSAVSIDGPAGTNYVLAQSFNFASLHTRGVDVEAAWRRNMRDFGLPGSVTLRGLASRTIHAISDPGVPGTTPSEGAGNMTGATPKWKALLTQSWDGLLDGKLGVALTERWISAGVFNNEYIECQANCPLPTAAHPTIFDNHMPGAVYIDFGGTYNFSKQVTAYVKIDNLADRDPVLVPQTNLSLALNPAIYDAVGRTYRAGVRMNF, encoded by the coding sequence ATGCAGACACCATTCAAGCGAACCCTGATCAACCTTGCCGTGGCCAGCGCCTGCGGCATCCCGTGGCTGCCCGGCCATGCCACGGAGGCGCAGGCAGGGCAGGCAGCCACGCCGGATGTCCGACAGGAAGGCGCCGGAACGACGGATGCCGCCGCGGCCCCGGCGGCACCGGCACCGGCACCGGCACCCGCGGCCGCAAGCCCGGCGAACACGGTGGTCGTGTCCGGGTCCCGCATCGCGGCGCGCGGCTTCACCCAGCCCACGCCGACCACGAGCCTGACGGCCGCCGACTTCGACAGGGCGGCCAAGCCGAACATGTTCGAATCGCTCACCGAGCTGCCGGCGCTGCAGGGCAGCACGGGCCGCACCACGAATACCTTCAGCACGTCCAGCGGCATCCAGGGCCTGTCGTCGCTGTCGCTGCGCGGACTGGGCACGATCCGCACGCTGACGCTGCTGGACGGCCAGCGCGTGGTCGGCGCCAACGTCACCGGCGTGACCGATGTCAGCCAGTTCCCGCAACTGCTGGTCAAGCGCGTCGATGTCGTGACGGGCGGCGCCTCGGCGTCCTACGGATCGGATGCGGTCGGCGGCGTGGTCAATTTCATCACCGACAAGCGCTTTACCGGTTTCAAGGCCAACGTCGCGGGCGGCATGACCAGGTACGACGACGACAAGAGCGGCACGCTGCAAGCCGCCTGGGGCAAGGGATTCCTGGACGACCGCCTGCACGTGACGGTCAGCGGCGAATTCACCAAGCAGAACGGCATCGATTCGCCGGGTTTCGGCGAAGTGGGCGCGAACGGCCGCACGTGGTACAACAATCCCGCCCTGCAGGAATCGACCAGGGCCATGCAGGCCGCCGGCGCACCGCGCTACCGGAGCATCACGCACGCGCAGCACATCCAGTACGCGAAATACGGCCTGATCACCAGCGGACCGCTGCGCGGCACGGCGTTCGGCCCCGGCGGCACGCCATACCCGTTCCAGTACGGCACGGATTGTGTCGGCAACTTCTGCATCGGCGGCGACCGTTCCGGCAGCGTTGGCGCCGGCACCAACCTGGCGATGAACTTCAAGCGCCAGGTCGCGTATGGCCGGGTATCCTGGAACCTCGACGCGGACAATGAAATCTACGTGACCGGCAACTGGGCACAGGTCAAATCCGTGTTCTCGCCGAATCCGGGCGCGGCCAAGCAGGGCAACCTGTCGATCCGGTGCGACAACGCCTTCCTGCCGCCATCGGTGGCCGCCGGTTGCACCGCCGGCTATCCGGGCGGCACCATGCAGGTCGGTACCGCGAACGCGCAGTTCCCGGCCAACATCAATGTGCATCCGACCCGCACCCAGCGCCGCGCCGTGGTGGGCGCCAACGGCAAATTCGCGCTGTTCGGCAAGGACTGGTCGTACGATGCGTATGCCGAGCACGGCGAAAACACGACCGTGATCCACGTGCGCGACATTACCCTCAATCCGCGCTACAACTTCGCCATCGACGCGGTCAGGGATCCGGCCACCGGCCGGGCGGTCTGCCGCAGCGCCGCCGCGCGCGCGGCCGGCTGCCAGCCCGTCAACATCTTCGGCGAGGTGCCGATCGACATGGCGGGCTGGAACTACATCGCGCCGCGCAACGGCCCGATGCAGCATACGGAGTCGACCCAGAACGTTGCCAGCGTCAACGTCAACGGCGAGCTGGCGCAGGGCTGGGCCGGCCCGGTATCGCTGGCGTTCGGCGCCGAATACCGCCGCGAAAAATACGCCGTGCACGGCGATCCCTATGGCGCCGGCGCCAGCGGGGAGTCGCCATATGGCCCGGCATATCCGCAGGACCCCACGCTGTCCGCGACGGGCGACAACTGGTTCGCGGGCAACTACCACAACGGCCAGGGCAGCTTCAACGTGAAGGAAGCCTACGTCGAAGTGAATATCCCGTTCCTGAAGTCGGCCACGCTGGGCGAGGCGAACCTGAACCTCGCCGACCGCGAAGAGAAATACAGCACCGCCGGCCATGCGCGCGCCTGGAAGGTCGGCGCAACCTGGCAAACCCCGGTCGACGGCCTGCGCCTGCGCGCGGTCAGCTCGCAGGATGTGCGCGCGCCCAACCTGTCGGAGCTGTACGCCGCCATGACGGTGACCAACCAGGCGGTCAACAATGCGCAGGGCTCGTCGATCCAGATCCAGCAGCGCAACGTCGGCAACCCGAACCTGAAGCCGGAAACGGCGCGCAACAATTCGTTCGGGATCGTGCTGAGCCAGCCGGGCTGGGCGCGTAACTTCAACCTGTCGGTCGACTACTTCGACATCGAGGTGAAGAACGTGATCAGTTCCCTGAACCCCCAGCAGGAAGTCGACCTGTGCTACGGCGGCAACCAGGAAGTGTGCTCCGCCGTCTCGATCGACGGCCCGGCGGGCACGAACTATGTGCTGGCGCAGAGCTTCAACTTCGCCTCGCTGCATACGCGGGGTGTCGATGTCGAAGCCGCCTGGCGCCGGAACATGCGGGACTTCGGGCTGCCGGGCAGCGTGACGCTGCGCGGCCTCGCATCCCGGACGATCCACGCGATCTCCGATCCGGGCGTGCCCGGCACGACGCCGAGCGAGGGCGCGGGCAACATGACGGGCGCCACGCCGAAATGGAAGGCGCTGCTGACGCAGTCGTGGGACGGCCTGCTGGACGGCAAGCTCGGTGTCGCGCTGACCGAACGGTGGATCAGCGCGGGGGTGTTCAACAATGAATACATCGAGTGCCAGGCGAATTGTCCGTTGCCGACCGCGGCGCACCCGACCATCTTCGACAACCACATGCCGGGCGCCGTCTACATCGATTTCGGCGGCACGTACAACTTCTCGAAACAGGTGACCGCGTACGTCAAGATCGACAACCTGGCGGACCGCGATCCGGTGCTCGTTCCGCAAACGAACCTGAGCCTTGCCCTCAATCCTGCCATCTACGACGCGGTTGGCCGCACCTACCGCGCCGGCGTGCGCATGAACTTCTGA
- the fdhF gene encoding formate dehydrogenase subunit alpha, producing MIETILTRDLGTPPPGNAGIATEFVTLQIDGQRVTVPAGTSVMRAAALGDINIPKLCATDSLEPFGSCRLCLVEIDGRRGYPASCTTPVEEGMVVRTQSPKLQQLRKGVMELYISDHPLDCLTCPANGACELQDMAGVTGLREVRYGYDGDNHLKLKKDESNPYFTFDSSKCIVCNRCVRACEETQGTFALTISGRGFESRVSAGQNEAFMESECVSCGACVEACPTATLTEKSVIWLGQAEHRVTTTCAYCGVGCSLNAEMKGNEVVRMVPAKDGKANEGHACVKGRFAWGYATHRDRITKPMVRAKITDPWREVSWDEALDYAASEFRRIQAKHGRDAIGGIVSSRCTNEEGYLVQKLVRAAFGNNNVDTCARVCHSPTGYGLKQTLGESAGTQSFKSIEHTDVVLVIGANPTDGHPVFGSRMKKRLRQGARLIVIDPRRIDLIKSPHVRADHHLQLRPGTNVAVLSALAHAIVTEGLLAEEFIAERCEDRAFLQWRDFVAQPANSPEETASVTGVPAAQLRAAARLYATGGNAAIYYGLGVTEHAQGSTAVMAIANLAMATGNVGREGVGVNPLRGQNNVQGSCDIGSFPHELPGYRHVSDSTVRGMFEQAWGVPLQDEPGLRIPNMFEAALDGSFLGLYCQGEDIVQSDPNTQHVTAALSAMECIVVQDIFLNETAKYAHVLLPGSSFLEKDGTFTNAERRISRVRKVMPPRAGLADWEVTMALSNRLGYPMTYRHPSEIMDEIARLTPTFTGVSYGRLEQLGSIQWPCNDAAPEGTPTMHVDTFVRGKGRFIITQYVATAEKVTRRYPLILTTGRILSQYNVGAQTRRTENVQWHAEDRLEIHPHDAQERGIRDDDWVGIQSRAGETVLRALVTERMQPGVVYTTFHFPESGANVITTENSDWATNCPEYKVTAVQVMPVQQPSEWQREYRRFNTAQLGLADPAAVSPSIAL from the coding sequence ATGATCGAAACCATCCTGACCCGCGACCTGGGCACGCCGCCGCCGGGCAACGCCGGTATCGCCACCGAATTCGTCACCCTGCAGATCGACGGCCAGCGCGTGACCGTGCCTGCCGGCACGTCGGTGATGCGCGCCGCCGCGCTCGGCGACATCAACATCCCGAAACTGTGCGCCACCGACAGCCTGGAGCCGTTTGGCTCGTGCCGGCTGTGCCTTGTGGAGATCGACGGGCGGCGCGGCTATCCGGCCTCGTGCACCACGCCGGTCGAGGAAGGCATGGTCGTGCGTACCCAGTCGCCGAAGCTGCAGCAGCTGCGCAAGGGCGTGATGGAGCTGTACATCTCCGACCACCCTCTCGACTGCCTGACCTGCCCGGCCAACGGCGCCTGCGAGCTGCAGGACATGGCCGGCGTGACGGGCCTGCGCGAAGTACGCTACGGCTACGACGGGGACAACCACCTGAAGCTGAAAAAGGACGAGTCCAATCCCTACTTCACCTTCGATTCGTCGAAGTGCATCGTGTGCAACCGCTGCGTGCGGGCCTGCGAGGAAACGCAGGGCACGTTCGCGCTGACGATTTCCGGTCGCGGCTTCGAGTCGCGCGTGTCGGCCGGCCAGAACGAGGCATTCATGGAATCGGAGTGCGTATCATGCGGCGCATGCGTGGAAGCCTGCCCGACGGCGACGCTGACCGAAAAGTCGGTGATCTGGCTGGGCCAGGCGGAACACCGCGTGACCACCACGTGCGCCTATTGCGGCGTGGGTTGCTCGCTCAATGCCGAGATGAAGGGCAACGAAGTGGTGCGCATGGTGCCGGCGAAGGACGGCAAGGCCAACGAGGGCCACGCGTGCGTCAAGGGACGCTTCGCGTGGGGCTATGCCACGCACCGCGACCGCATCACGAAACCGATGGTCCGCGCGAAGATCACCGATCCGTGGCGCGAGGTGTCGTGGGACGAGGCGCTGGACTACGCGGCCAGCGAGTTCCGACGCATCCAGGCGAAACACGGCCGCGACGCGATCGGCGGCATCGTATCCTCCCGTTGCACGAACGAGGAAGGCTACCTGGTACAGAAGCTGGTGCGCGCCGCGTTCGGCAACAACAACGTGGATACCTGCGCGCGGGTGTGCCACTCGCCCACCGGCTACGGCCTGAAGCAGACACTGGGCGAATCGGCCGGCACGCAAAGCTTCAAGTCGATCGAGCATACCGACGTGGTGCTGGTGATCGGTGCCAACCCCACCGATGGCCACCCGGTGTTCGGTTCGCGCATGAAGAAGCGGCTGCGCCAGGGCGCGCGCCTGATCGTCATCGACCCGCGCCGGATCGACCTGATCAAGTCGCCGCACGTGCGGGCCGACCACCACCTGCAACTGCGGCCGGGCACCAACGTGGCCGTGCTGTCGGCGCTGGCGCACGCGATCGTCACCGAGGGCCTGCTGGCCGAGGAATTCATCGCCGAGCGCTGCGAGGACCGCGCCTTCCTGCAATGGCGCGACTTCGTCGCGCAGCCCGCCAACTCGCCGGAAGAAACCGCAAGCGTGACCGGCGTGCCGGCGGCGCAACTGCGCGCCGCGGCACGGCTGTACGCCACCGGCGGCAACGCGGCGATCTACTACGGCCTGGGCGTGACCGAGCATGCGCAGGGCTCCACGGCCGTGATGGCGATCGCCAACCTGGCGATGGCCACGGGGAACGTGGGCCGCGAGGGCGTCGGCGTCAATCCGCTGCGCGGCCAGAACAATGTGCAGGGCTCGTGCGACATCGGCTCGTTCCCCCACGAGCTGCCCGGCTACCGCCACGTTTCCGACAGCACCGTGCGCGGCATGTTCGAGCAGGCCTGGGGCGTGCCGCTGCAGGACGAACCCGGCCTGCGCATCCCGAACATGTTCGAGGCGGCGCTGGACGGCAGCTTCCTGGGCCTGTACTGCCAGGGCGAGGACATCGTGCAGTCCGATCCGAACACGCAGCACGTGACGGCGGCGCTCTCCGCGATGGAGTGCATCGTGGTGCAGGACATCTTCCTGAACGAGACGGCGAAATACGCGCATGTGCTTCTGCCGGGCTCGTCGTTCCTGGAAAAGGATGGCACGTTCACCAATGCCGAGCGCCGGATCTCGCGCGTGCGCAAGGTGATGCCGCCGCGTGCCGGGCTGGCCGACTGGGAAGTGACGATGGCGCTGTCGAACCGCCTTGGCTATCCGATGACGTACCGGCACCCTTCCGAGATCATGGACGAGATCGCGCGGCTGACACCCACGTTCACCGGCGTCAGCTACGGTCGGCTGGAGCAGCTGGGCAGCATCCAGTGGCCATGCAACGACGCCGCGCCCGAAGGCACGCCGACGATGCACGTGGACACCTTCGTGCGCGGCAAGGGCCGCTTCATCATCACCCAGTATGTGGCCACCGCCGAGAAGGTCACGCGCAGGTATCCGCTGATCCTGACCACCGGCCGCATCCTGTCGCAATACAACGTGGGCGCGCAGACGCGGCGCACCGAGAACGTGCAGTGGCACGCGGAAGACCGGCTCGAAATCCACCCGCACGATGCGCAGGAACGCGGCATCCGGGACGACGACTGGGTGGGGATCCAGAGCCGCGCCGGCGAAACGGTGCTGCGCGCGCTGGTGACGGAGCGGATGCAGCCGGGCGTGGTCTACACCACGTTCCATTTCCCCGAATCCGGTGCCAACGTGATCACCACGGAGAATTCCGACTGGGCCACCAACTGCCCCGAGTACAAGGTGACGGCCGTGCAGGTGATGCCGGTGCAGCAGCCTTCCGAATGGCAGCGCGAATACCGGCGCTTCAACACGGCCCAACTGGGACTGGCCGATCCGGCGGCTGTCTCGCCATCCATTGCCCTCTGA
- a CDS encoding formate dehydrogenase subunit delta has product MNIDNLVTMANQIGTFYASFPDRDEAHTGIALHIQRYWAPRMRHRLFLHVDSERGEGLDPIVLNALAAHRAGHDAPADNTSVPEDADTGGDAG; this is encoded by the coding sequence ATGAACATCGACAACCTGGTCACGATGGCCAACCAGATCGGCACGTTCTACGCCTCGTTCCCGGACCGCGACGAAGCCCATACCGGGATTGCCCTGCATATCCAGCGGTACTGGGCACCGCGGATGCGGCACCGGCTGTTCCTGCACGTGGACAGCGAACGGGGCGAGGGCCTGGACCCGATCGTCCTGAACGCCCTCGCGGCGCATCGTGCCGGGCACGATGCGCCGGCGGACAATACCTCGGTGCCCGAGGACGCCGATACCGGCGGCGACGCGGGATGA
- a CDS encoding substrate-binding domain-containing protein has translation MLAVEIRPDWFLRDARGTAIALPALLALLAAVSETGSISKAAIACGTSYRHAWGLLHQFSEQFGAQLVNKVRGQGTVLTPLAEKLIWADRRIGARLTPLLDSLASELQQELVRVLAGDAQSVRLTASHGFAVAALVTQLRHQGIVVDIGYRSSTDAVAALARGECDLAGFHLPVGKFEGAAAANYRPWLDNERHAFLHLAYRELGLFVARGNPKNVTGLADLARPDLRFVNRQHGSGTRVLLDLLLAEAGIDPAGIAGHDSAEFTHAAVAAYVASGMADISFGVETAARRFGLDFIPVCRERYFLACDRAALAQPVLAAVAAAMAHGGFRAALADLPGYDGSLAGTEADLATLF, from the coding sequence ATGCTCGCCGTGGAGATCCGCCCCGACTGGTTCCTGCGCGATGCGCGCGGCACCGCCATCGCGCTGCCCGCGCTGCTGGCGCTGCTGGCCGCCGTCAGCGAGACCGGCAGCATCAGCAAGGCCGCCATCGCGTGCGGCACGTCGTACCGCCATGCATGGGGATTGCTGCACCAGTTCAGCGAGCAGTTCGGCGCGCAGCTGGTGAACAAGGTGCGCGGCCAGGGCACGGTGCTCACGCCGCTGGCGGAAAAACTGATCTGGGCGGACCGCCGCATCGGCGCCCGCCTGACGCCGCTGCTCGACAGCCTGGCGTCGGAGCTGCAGCAGGAACTGGTGCGCGTGCTGGCCGGCGATGCGCAGAGCGTGCGGCTGACGGCCTCGCACGGCTTTGCCGTGGCGGCCCTGGTAACGCAGTTGCGCCACCAGGGCATCGTGGTGGACATCGGCTACCGCAGCAGCACGGACGCGGTGGCGGCGCTGGCACGCGGCGAATGCGACCTGGCCGGGTTCCATCTGCCGGTCGGGAAGTTCGAGGGCGCGGCGGCGGCGAACTACCGGCCATGGCTGGACAACGAGCGCCATGCCTTCCTGCACCTGGCGTATCGGGAGCTGGGCCTGTTCGTTGCGCGCGGCAACCCGAAGAACGTGACCGGCCTGGCCGATCTGGCCCGGCCGGACCTGCGTTTCGTCAACCGCCAGCACGGTTCGGGCACGCGCGTGCTGCTCGACCTGCTCCTGGCGGAGGCGGGCATCGATCCGGCGGGCATCGCCGGGCACGACAGCGCGGAATTCACGCACGCCGCGGTGGCGGCCTATGTGGCGAGCGGCATGGCGGACATCAGCTTTGGCGTGGAAACGGCGGCCCGCCGCTTCGGCCTCGATTTCATCCCCGTCTGCCGCGAGCGCTACTTCCTCGCCTGCGACAGGGCCGCGCTGGCGCAGCCCGTGCTGGCCGCGGTGGCCGCGGCGATGGCGCATGGCGGGTTCCGCGCCGCCCTGGCCGACTTGCCGGGCTACGACGGCTCGCTTGCCGGCACCGAGGCCGACCTGGCCACGCTGTTCTGA
- a CDS encoding formate dehydrogenase subunit gamma, whose protein sequence is MFHATPAPAAAASTTSTTSATAATAATAAANAAVDGILAELFARLGNRQDQLLPVLHGLQDSAGYIPPDSVPAIAQHFNLSRAEVHGVITFYHYFRTEAPPRCVVQVCRAEACQSMGADALLEHAEQALGCGLHGRSADGTFGLEPVYCLGHCASSPALTINEAVFARVTPARFDALIAEVMATGTREAA, encoded by the coding sequence ATGTTTCATGCCACGCCCGCCCCCGCCGCCGCCGCATCTACCACATCTACCACATCTGCCACTGCTGCGACCGCTGCGACCGCTGCTGCCAATGCCGCCGTCGACGGCATCCTGGCCGAACTGTTCGCACGCCTCGGCAACCGCCAGGACCAGCTGCTGCCCGTGCTGCACGGCCTGCAGGACAGCGCCGGTTACATTCCGCCGGACAGCGTGCCGGCCATCGCGCAGCATTTCAACCTGTCGCGTGCCGAAGTGCATGGCGTGATCACCTTCTATCACTACTTCCGCACCGAAGCGCCGCCACGCTGCGTGGTGCAGGTCTGCCGCGCGGAAGCATGCCAGAGCATGGGGGCGGACGCGCTTCTGGAACATGCGGAGCAGGCACTGGGTTGCGGCCTGCACGGGCGCAGCGCGGACGGTACCTTCGGCCTGGAACCCGTGTACTGCCTGGGCCACTGTGCCAGCTCGCCGGCGCTGACCATCAACGAGGCCGTGTTCGCCCGCGTGACGCCGGCGCGTTTCGACGCGCTGATCGCGGAGGTGATGGCAACCGGCACGCGGGAGGCGGCATGA
- a CDS encoding formate dehydrogenase beta subunit: MTTRIWVPCDSAALAVGADEVAAAIAAEAARRGLDIRVLRNGTRGLLWLETLVEVEMPAGRTGFGPVDAADVPALFDAGWSREHPLALGLVEEIPYLARQQRLTFARCGITEPHSLADYLAHGGYRGLRNALALAPADIVATVTASGLRGRGGAAFPTGIKWNTVLKAPGTEKYIVCNADEGDSGTFADRIIMESDPFVLIEGMTIAGIAVGAARGYIYVRSEYPHAIARLEGAIALARHHGYLGANLLGAGPAFDLEVRKGAGAYICGEETALLESVEGKRGIVRAKPPLPALAGLFGKPTVINNVLSLATVPVILDKGAAYYQDYGMGRSRGTLPVQLAGNIRHGGLIELAFGVTLREILYGYGGGSASGRPIKAVQVGGPLGAYLPESQWDTPLDYEAFASLWAVLGHGGIVVHDDRADMAKLARYAMEFCAIESCGKCTPCRIGSTRGVEVIDKIRAGTGTPQAQVQHVVLLRDLCDTMLGGSLCAMGGMTPYPVLSALNHFPQDFGQAGIEQHGSQRAA; encoded by the coding sequence ATGACCACGCGCATCTGGGTGCCCTGCGATTCGGCCGCGCTGGCGGTCGGTGCCGACGAGGTCGCGGCGGCGATCGCCGCGGAAGCGGCGCGGCGCGGCCTCGACATCCGCGTGCTGCGCAACGGCACCCGCGGCCTGCTGTGGCTGGAAACGCTGGTCGAGGTGGAAATGCCGGCCGGCCGCACCGGCTTCGGCCCCGTGGACGCGGCGGACGTGCCCGCGCTGTTCGACGCCGGCTGGTCCCGCGAGCATCCGCTGGCGCTCGGCCTGGTGGAGGAGATTCCCTACCTGGCGCGCCAGCAGCGCCTGACGTTCGCCCGCTGCGGCATCACCGAGCCCCACTCGCTGGCGGACTATCTCGCGCACGGCGGCTACCGCGGCCTGCGCAACGCGCTGGCGCTGGCCCCGGCGGACATCGTGGCCACGGTGACCGCCTCCGGCCTGCGCGGCCGCGGCGGCGCCGCCTTCCCCACGGGGATCAAGTGGAACACGGTACTGAAAGCTCCCGGCACTGAAAAATACATCGTCTGCAATGCCGACGAAGGCGATTCCGGCACCTTCGCCGACCGCATCATCATGGAGAGCGATCCGTTCGTGCTGATCGAGGGCATGACGATCGCCGGCATCGCCGTCGGCGCCGCGCGCGGCTACATCTACGTGCGCAGCGAGTACCCGCACGCGATCGCGCGGCTCGAGGGCGCCATCGCCCTCGCCCGCCACCACGGCTACCTGGGCGCGAACCTGCTGGGCGCCGGCCCCGCGTTCGACCTGGAAGTGCGCAAGGGCGCCGGCGCGTACATCTGCGGCGAGGAAACGGCGCTGCTGGAAAGCGTGGAGGGCAAGCGCGGCATCGTGCGCGCCAAGCCGCCGCTGCCCGCGCTGGCCGGCCTGTTCGGCAAGCCCACCGTGATCAACAACGTGCTGTCGCTGGCAACCGTGCCCGTCATCCTCGACAAGGGCGCCGCGTACTACCAGGACTACGGCATGGGCCGTTCGCGGGGCACCCTGCCGGTGCAACTGGCGGGCAATATCAGGCATGGCGGCCTGATCGAACTGGCGTTCGGCGTCACGCTGCGGGAAATCCTCTACGGCTACGGCGGCGGCAGCGCCTCGGGCCGTCCCATCAAGGCGGTGCAGGTGGGCGGGCCGCTCGGCGCCTACCTGCCCGAATCGCAGTGGGACACGCCGCTCGACTACGAAGCGTTCGCGTCGCTGTGGGCGGTGCTGGGCCACGGCGGCATCGTGGTGCACGATGACCGGGCCGACATGGCGAAGCTGGCGCGCTATGCGATGGAATTCTGCGCCATCGAATCGTGCGGCAAGTGCACGCCCTGTCGCATCGGCTCCACGCGCGGCGTGGAGGTGATCGACAAGATCCGCGCCGGCACCGGAACGCCGCAGGCGCAGGTACAACACGTCGTGCTGCTGCGCGACCTGTGCGACACGATGCTGGGTGGTTCGCTGTGCGCGATGGGCGGCATGACGCCCTACCCGGTGCTGTCGGCCCTGAACCACTTCCCGCAAGATTTCGGCCAGGCCGGCATTGAACAACACGGCAGCCAGCGCGCCGCCTGA